The sequence below is a genomic window from Methylotuvimicrobium sp. KM2.
GGATTGTCGATGTCGTCGCGGTTCGGCCAGGCATAATTGCCGAGATGGCCTTGATACGGGCCATGATCGACCCGGCCTTGCTCCGAACCTTGAGGTACGTAATATTTGATCGGCAGATGATCGATGTGAACCTGGCCGCGAATACCGTATTGACAAGAATGATTGACGACGACATCCTGAATGATCTTGATGCCGCGTTTATGAGCTTCGTCGATCAAATCCTGATAGGTTGCGTCGGGCGATTCGAGCCGGGGATCGATACGAGTCCAATCGTAGGCGTGATAACCGTGATAATCCAGACCGCTACGGTTTTCGACCGGCGGCGTAATCCAGATCGCGGTGAAGCCGAGATCGCGAATGTAATCGAGACGTTTGATCAAACCTTTGAAGTCGCCGCGCCAATGCGGGTCTTCCGGTTCTCCGGTTTCAGAATTGAACTTGATGCGGTCGCGACAGAAAAAACTGATGCTCGGGTCACCTTCATTGAAACGAGCGGTCAGCAAGAAATAAATCGTTTCCTCACGAAAATCGCCCAATGGCCCGTTCGGATCGACCGGAACATGTAAAGGCTTCTCCGAAGCTTTTGAGCTCGATTGTCTCGCGACTGAAACCCCGCTAAAGACGGCCACTCGCGGGTCGATGTTCTCTTCGCATTCATGCCAATGCCCGTTAGCGTAATAGCCGCTACGCGCACAATGCAAATCTCCAGTCTGCGAACCATTACCGTCGTTGAAGACCACGCTGGCGGACTTCACGCCATTAAAGCGATAAACGAACCAACCATCGTTATCGACCGTTACCGGTACGCCGGGCCAATGAGTGTTTTCGTCGCTCGGATAAGTATTCCAGTAATGAATATGAACGGAATCCGCCCAATCGGCGGGTTTAAGAAAGCGTATAACGAGTTCGGGCATGTGATTTTGAAACGAACGGTGAATAAGAAGGGTATCAAAGCAGTATGCTAGCCATGAAACCGTAAACTAGCAGTCTGCGCCGGGGATAATCGCAATTGAATACTCGACTGTCAAGTACCGGATGATTAATCCAACAATTCCCAATTTGAAAATCCGCAAGAATGTGGATCGAACATGGAAAGGAGTAACAGTTTTTGCTCCTGCAAAAACCATAAGGGTGAAAAAGAGCTCTTTCATCTTCTGCCTTCGGATTGTCTTCAGTGGAAAAACCGAAGACTTCGTTGACATTCACCGGTATCGGATTCATTTCCATGGCGTTCCGCCGTCCCTAAAAACTTCGCGGCAAAATTCCACGACGCTCGCATCATAGATGGAGCCCTTGCCTCGCTCGATCTCGTTCAAAGCCGCTTGCACTCCCAAAGCCGCCCGATAGGGCCGATGCGAGGCCATCGCTTCAACCACATCGGAAACGGCGAGAATGCGCGATTCCATCAAAATTTCGTCGCCTTTTAGCCCATGAGGATAACCGCTGCCGTCCAAGCGCTCATGATGTTGAACAACCATTTCGGCTATCGGCCATGGAAATTCGATGCCTTTGACAATTTCATAACCGATCGACGGGTGACTTTTAATGATAGTAAACAACATCGGCTCTAGTTTTCCGGGCCGATTGAGTATTTCGATCGGGACGGCGATCTTGCCGATATCGTGAATCGTCGCACCTAACCGCAATCCTTCCAAGCGATAAGCGTCAAACCCCATGCGCCGACCGATTTGCACCGCCAACTCGGCAACCCGTTCTTGGTGTCCGGCGGTATACGGGTCGCGCTTTTCAATCGTCATGGCTATCGCGCGAATGGTTTGAATCAATGAGCCTTGCAATTTTTCGGCAAAACGCTGTTGTTCTTCCTCGGCATGTTTGCGCACCGAAATATCAATGATACTAGCCCGGTACTCGGCAACGCATCCTGTTTCGTCTTTAATAGGATCAATACTAAGACTAACCCAGAGCCCGCGACCATCGGCGCGGCGCATATTGAGCTCGATATCGCGAACGCTTTGCTCGCCTGCGAATAATTTCTCGATTTGCGTTCCCCCAAAAAGATCGAAAATCGTTTTCGTTTCCAAAAAAGCCCTGTCATACCCTAACATCTGGCATAACGACTGATTGAATTGCAGCAAAACTCCGTTTTGGGGTGCGACTGATACATAAGCATTAGGCGCGTTTTCGTATAATTCTTCGTATCGATTCTCGGCGATTTTCAAAACCGACTCGGCATGCTCGCGCTCTTGTCGAATACGCAATGCCCGTATACCGAACGCCAAGTCGCCGGCCATTTCTTCAAGCAATCTCAACTCGGCTTGATCGAAGGCATCCGGTTCCGCCGAATCGAGCGTGATCGCTCCCAAGATTTCACCATCCGAAATCAACGGCAGCGCGACCACCGACGCATAACCTTGTGTCAACGCGGCTTCGCGCCATGACGGTGCAAAGTCCCGGGAATTATTGACGATATCTTTCAGAATAAACGTTTCCTTGTTGCGAATGGCGAAGGCCGCCGGATTGCGTCCGCCTGCATCATCGGCCCAAGACAGCTCGACCGAAGTAATAAAATCGATATCGCCACCGGCAAAAGCCATCGGACGAATCGTTTTACGATCGTCGCGCTCCGCATAGCCGACCCATGCAAAACGGTAGCTGCCGCTGTCGATCAAGATACGGCAGATATCGTCCATCAGAGTTTGTTCGTGTTGCGCATGAACAAGCGTGGTATTGCATAGACTCAACGTGCGTAATGCCCTATTGAGCCTACGCATTTCATTCTCGGCCTGACGCAGCTCGGTAACATCCTGCACCGTGCCTATCATGCGAACCGGTTCTCCCGCATCGTTGACAATGACTTCTCCAATTTCGTGAAGCACTCGCTCGACACCATCGGCACGGCGAATACGGTGATCAAGCTCATACTCATCGCCCCGCGAAAAGGCATTTTGCACGGCATCGGCCACAAAATCTCGATCTTCCGGCGATATCAACTCTAAAAACCTACGATAAGTCGCTACGAATTGTTGAGGCTTAAAACCGAACATGCGGTACACTTCGTCGGACCACGACAACTCGTCGGTGACAATATTCCATTCCCAACTGCCTAGATGGGCGATTTGTTGAGCCGCAGCCAAATTCGTTTCACTAACCCGCAAGTGATTCATCGTGTCGATGCGCCGAAGAGTGTTGATAATCATCTCTCCAGCCGTTTGCAGTAGACGCTCTTCTTCCTCGTTCCAGCGACGAAAACGCCTGACGGAATCGATGCCGATAAAACCCGAGAAAACGCCGCCGTAATTAAATGGCGCAGAAAGTAGGGAAAGTATTTTCTCGCGCTTGAACTCCTCGCACTCGGGTATAGCGCAGGAAGGCAAGCGATTAACATCTTCTATTTTTACGGTCCTCCCGCTCATCAGCTCTCCGAACAACCACGGAAAGGATTCCACCTTAAATTTGCACAGAGAATCGATTTGTGGCTCGACGCCTTCCGCGCACCATTCGTGAGTGTGTCCGAAAGCATCATCGTAATCGAAGATATATGCTCGGTCGACATCTAAAAACCGGCCTAATTGTGCGAGGGTTTTTAAAACGGTTTGATTAATTTGCTCCGGTCTAGCGTTACTCAAATTCGAAGCAATTCCGGCAATCAAGGCTTCCAAGCCGATGCGATAGGTCAGCGCCTGTTCGGCCTGCTTGACTTCGCTAAGGTCCAAAACGGTCAAGACAAAACCTTCTTGTTCATCGTTATCGTTTAAAATTCCCGCAACCGTGATAAAAACCGGCAACCCAAGACCGTTCGGCACATTCAATTCCATTTCTGCCGAAAAATCTTCTCCGTCTCGCTCGGCTTTATCGAATAGCGATTGCAACTGCGACATGAAATACGCCGCGACCAATAAACAATCTCCCTTATTAAACAAGCGTTTGTTGCACTCGGGTTCGTGCGAATCGCACCCTAAAAGCGCTCTCAAACTCGGATTACAAAAAATCACTCGACGTTCGCAATCTAAAATCATAATCCCTTCGCCGGCCTGCTCTAGAGCTCGGTTCAATATTCTTCGACGCGCCTCAGTCTTACGCAACTCGGTTACGTCTTCCAAAATATGAATCGCACTTTTGATGCTCCTATCCGCATGCATTATCCCGAAGGAGCGCGAAACGAATATATCTCCATTAGGTAGTTGTAATTCGTTTGCTTTAGCAAAACTGTCTTCCGGAAAATTACGGCATGCGGGCATCGGTCCATTCATTTTTGGAAATAATTCGAAATAAATGCGTCCGATGACTTGATCCAGCGTCATTCCCGCACGATCGCAATAAGCGGGGTTGGCTCTAACGATGCGCATCGCGGCATCGTGAATGAAGATAGGATCGCCAATCGCATCGAAAGCATCGTTCCAGTCTTGGCTAATGCGCTCCAATTGTCGCCTGCTCTCTTCCAATTCGGCGGTTCTTTCCCTAACTCTATCCGCTAGATGATTACGCGCATCGATCAATTCGCTTTCCGTTTTACGCAGACGGCTATTCAGACGTATGAAATAAACAACAAAGAGACTTAATACCAGCGGCGTCAGTATCGACAATAACAACCAATGCCAATAATGACGCAAAAAATCATCAAAACCGATCCGGCCAATCTCTTCATACGGACTCAGACGTAACTCGCGCAATAAATCATGCACGGGCCGGTAATTATAAGCAACGGTCCAACCGGCAATACCCGCTGCTTGAGCCGCGGGACTATCGCTTGACATCAACATTAACGCCGAGGCAACTTCGAGACTCAGAGATTCTGAGGTATCGGCGAGTTTAGCAAATGGCCATTCAGGGTAAAGGCGAGTACTGCTTAAATAGCTGAAATTTTCATGCTCTATAGGGTTGATGACTTTCAGTTCTTTCAGGTCGATCGCACCTTCTTTATGCATTTGCTCCAAAGTATCGCTTCGCGCGGTCCCGGCATCGACCGATCCGTCTAAAACCGCACGAACGGTCGCATCATGGGTATTAAAAAAACTCAACCGAGTATGCCTCTCCGGCGTCACGCCCTGAGCCTGCATTTCACGCCAAGCCGCCAAATATCCGCCTAATGACGATTCGCTCACCGCAGCGAAACGCTTGCCTTTCAAATCGGCAATTTGATTTATGTCTTCTCGATCCGCGCGCGCGAATATCACGCCGCTAAAAAATGTATTGCCTCATCCCCCATTACGCTTACGCATCGTGGCGATACGCCCCGCGCCATAACGCGCCTCGAAATCGACATAGATTCCCGAGTTCACGAGAAAAAAATCGACTTCGCCCGAAGCGACTGCTTTATCGATTTCGTTAAAATCTAGCGGAACGATGGAAAAGTTTCGACTGGATATTTCATTCGCCAAATACTCGGCCGTCGGCAACCATTCGACCAAAGCGCGGTCCTTGCCCCGATTCGCCAATACGCCGATACGCACCGTATCGTCCGCAGCAACAGAAGCCGGTGTCAAGAGTAATATTGACGATAAAGACAAGATAATTAAGCGCAGCAGAAGCATATCGAACAATTTGATAAAGGAAGATTATTCTTGGGATTTTAAGAATGAAATGCGAAGTCACCACCACCGGAACGACTTAATTCCCTCGAGCATCATAGCAGATAAACCTTAAAAAAAGGTTCGGTTAAACAGTAACGGTCATGAAGGCCAGGTCATCGCCTCGGCAAATGAAAGTCTGCAGAAACCAAAGAATTTCCTGATTATAAACGCCGTAGATCAAAATTCGGCGCCTGGGTGTCCGCTAAAGGACACCGTGATGAACCCAGCACCTAAATTCCATAGGTCTTTGGCAATGATTCAAAATCATGGCTTATTTAGGTGCTGGATGAATTATCTAAGACAATCAACCATAACCAATGGGCTATGGAATTTAGGTGCTGGGTGAATGTTGATTTTGCATTACGCAATGGATGGCGTGTATTAGGACACCAACAGTAGGCGATTTAGGCGATGCAGGGCAGAAAAATGCTCCTACATTTTCTGTATTCGTTACATCCTTATTTTATAGCCAAATTCTAACTTCTTATTCTTCATGATCTTCATCCTGAATACTTTTTCTAGATTAATAGGATACTGCGCTTTCCATTAATGTCCGTTCAATAATAAAGCCATTATTTTCTATCCGATTGCGACCGTTGCGCTTGGCTTGATATAAAGCGGCATCGGCCGATTCAATTAATCGCATCGCAATATCGGCTGCGCTGGAAAGTATTTGCTTAGGCGTCGAGTAAGACGCGGCCCCTATCGAAATAGTCACCTGAATCGGTTTACCGTCAAAAGCCATATTGAGCGATTCAATCGTAGATCTTATACGTTCAGCGATAGCTATTAATTTACTTTCATCAAGATTTGACAACAACGCCACAAACTCCTCGCCACCGTATCGAGCCAGAACGTCATTATTGCGTAGCAGATTTTTTACCGATCCGGCCACTTGTTTCAGTATATAATCTCCGGCTTGATGTCCGTGGGTATCGTTGATTGACTTAAAATAATCGATATCGAGAAATAAACAAGACAATGGCTCGCCGCTTCGTTGGCAGCGATCGATTTCTTCTACAAGCCTTTGCTCAAGAAAACGTCTGTTGTTGACGCCGGTCAGTGTGTCTATGAAACTGGTCCTGCGCATCATCTCGAAATTCAGATTATTTTCCAAACAAATACTGACCACCGAAATCATATGCTCGATAAAATCGGTTGCCATTGTATCGATAAACCGTTCCTGCTGAAAGCTGCCGAAATTCAATGATCCTAGATACTTTCCTCGGCGGATTAACGGAATCAATGCGACACTAACCGGCTTTCTATCGGTATAGTTAAAGAATTCGGAACACTTTTGATGATAGGCGCCAATATAGGGCTTTACGGCAAAACCGAACAGTGCTTTTAGCTGATGACGGTCTTTAAGCAGAGTTAATTGCTTTGTGGTCTTGATATCAAAACCGTCCTGTATCAAATATTCCGACAATTCGTTTTCTTTATCGACTAAACATAGACTGATGACATCGAGATCGAAAAATGCCTTCCCGCCTTCAAGAATATGAATAATCATTTCGGATAAAGAATTTAAGTTAAGCAAGCGTCTTTCAAATGCTTGAAATCGCCTTAAGGCGTTACTGTTCTGTTGAACCCGATTGATCATGCCATCTAAATGACTTTGCAATATCGACAAGTCGGTCGTTAAATCTTCTTCCAAAGCTAAATCTCTCATTAATAAAAAACCCTACTCCTCTATTAACAAAACTGTTTGATATATTAGCGAAATTCAATCCAATAAGAAAAATGGAAAGATTTAGGAGCCGGAAAAAACTCATCCTTAGGGAACTTTACGGCAGGCCCTAACCGCAAAGAATGACGGAAATACCAGTTTTGCTGAAGCAAAAACCGATCTACTACCGTCATTCCCGACGTAAGTTTCAGTCCCCCTATTTGAAAAAGAGGAGTTAGAGGAGAGGCCAACAATTACGCCTGAATTGCGGCAATTTCAAAGGGGCTGAACACTTACTTCCCGACAAACATGCCCAAAACCAACTGAAAACTAGACGTTTTCCGCTAGGATAAGGAGAGACATACCCGTCGTAGATCAAAATTCGGCGCCTGGGTGTCCGCTAAAGGACGCCGAAAACCCAGCACCTAAATTAGTCATGATATTAAACATAGCCAATCGGCTATGGAATTTAGGTGCTGGATTTAGGTGCTGGGTAAATACGTCCATGTAGACTCTATGCCAGCTCCATGCTGGCAAAGCCTTTATGAACGCCATGGATGGCGTGA
It includes:
- a CDS encoding HD domain-containing phosphohydrolase, with translation MIINTLRRIDTMNHLRVSETNLAAAQQIAHLGSWEWNIVTDELSWSDEVYRMFGFKPQQFVATYRRFLELISPEDRDFVADAVQNAFSRGDEYELDHRIRRADGVERVLHEIGEVIVNDAGEPVRMIGTVQDVTELRQAENEMRRLNRALRTLSLCNTTLVHAQHEQTLMDDICRILIDSGSYRFAWVGYAERDDRKTIRPMAFAGGDIDFITSVELSWADDAGGRNPAAFAIRNKETFILKDIVNNSRDFAPSWREAALTQGYASVVALPLISDGEILGAITLDSAEPDAFDQAELRLLEEMAGDLAFGIRALRIRQEREHAESVLKIAENRYEELYENAPNAYVSVAPQNGVLLQFNQSLCQMLGYDRAFLETKTIFDLFGGTQIEKLFAGEQSVRDIELNMRRADGRGLWVSLSIDPIKDETGCVAEYRASIIDISVRKHAEEEQQRFAEKLQGSLIQTIRAIAMTIEKRDPYTAGHQERVAELAVQIGRRMGFDAYRLEGLRLGATIHDIGKIAVPIEILNRPGKLEPMLFTIIKSHPSIGYEIVKGIEFPWPIAEMVVQHHERLDGSGYPHGLKGDEILMESRILAVSDVVEAMASHRPYRAALGVQAALNEIERGKGSIYDASVVEFCREVFRDGGTPWK
- a CDS encoding PhnD/SsuA/transferrin family substrate-binding protein; amino-acid sequence: MLLLRLIILSLSSILLLTPASVAADDTVRIGVLANRGKDRALVEWLPTAEYLANEISSRNFSIVPLDFNEIDKAVASGEVDFFLVNSGIYVDFEARYGAGRIATMRKRNGG
- a CDS encoding sensor domain-containing diguanylate cyclase — translated: MRDLALEEDLTTDLSILQSHLDGMINRVQQNSNALRRFQAFERRLLNLNSLSEMIIHILEGGKAFFDLDVISLCLVDKENELSEYLIQDGFDIKTTKQLTLLKDRHQLKALFGFAVKPYIGAYHQKCSEFFNYTDRKPVSVALIPLIRRGKYLGSLNFGSFQQERFIDTMATDFIEHMISVVSICLENNLNFEMMRRTSFIDTLTGVNNRRFLEQRLVEEIDRCQRSGEPLSCLFLDIDYFKSINDTHGHQAGDYILKQVAGSVKNLLRNNDVLARYGGEEFVALLSNLDESKLIAIAERIRSTIESLNMAFDGKPIQVTISIGAASYSTPKQILSSAADIAMRLIESADAALYQAKRNGRNRIENNGFIIERTLMESAVSY